In Brassica rapa cultivar Chiifu-401-42 chromosome A06, CAAS_Brap_v3.01, whole genome shotgun sequence, a single window of DNA contains:
- the LOC103875399 gene encoding putative F-box/kelch-repeat protein At4g39756 → MVARQTKSLSRGDRFGLLKHAISYLYEKSLKVFTLTINKLISTFARNPTTSSTAPQLTSPSFSSLPDEIVVTCLAHISKSHYPKLSLVSKRFNSLIFSNELHLARSRSKTRENVLHVFLQLPGHRLPSWYSMWIKPGQTLTNELKEENSNSTGNAMLVPIPSSYSPSAPTLYLGTFSSKQYKLRHCKNSPVSSLLWVRNKGVLTPWGKSKYSPWLKAPRMKVARENAIARALDGKIYVMGGCNADESASWAEVFDTNTQTWESLPDPGPELRFSLIKSMNVTKRRVYVESSGKYDHYYNPKEGRWGVSSKVRKFGRKCEIGHVWYFCRKRGFFWYDTKLKSWRMVKGLEVLNKYCSVGVIAIANYGGKLLILWDKFDQCQNKEIWCSVIALERRSGDHEVWGTVEWASVVLTVPSSYVFLRCQVKSV, encoded by the coding sequence ATGGTTGCTCGGCAAACAAAGTCTCTGTCTCGAGGAGACCGCTTTGGTCTTCTTAAGCATGCAATAagttatttatatgaaaaatcgCTAAAAGTTTTCACTCTCACGATCAACAAATTGATATCTACTTTCGCTCGGAATCCGACCACCTCCTCCACCGCTCCGCAGCTGACATCTCCGTCGTTTTCTTCGCTTCCCGATGAGATCGTTGTAACCTGCTTAGCACACATATCAAAGTCGCACTACCCTAAACTCTCGCTAGTATCCAAGAGATTCAACTCTCTCATCTTTTCCAATGAGCTACACCTTGCGCGATCTCGCTCCAAAACACGTGAGAACGTCCTTCACGTCTTCTTACAGCTACCCGGCCACCGTCTTCCTTCGTGGTACAGCATGTGGATAAAGCCTGGTCAAACTCTAACCAATGAGTTGAAGGAGGAGAATAGTAACTCTACAGGAAACGCTATGTTGGTACCAATACCTTCTTCATATTCTCCTAGTGCACCAACATTGTATCTCGGTACGTTTAGTTCAAAACAGTATAAACTCAGACACTGCAAGAACTCTCCCGTTTCATCCCTACTCTGGGTCCGTAATAAGGGTGTTCTCACTCCATGGGGTAAAAGTAAATATTCCCCATGGCTTAAAGCCCCTAGAATGAAAGTGGCTAGAGAGAATGCCATTGCGAGGGCCCTTGATGGGAAAATATATGTAATGGGTGGTTGCAATGCAGATGAATCCGCGAGTTGGGCTGAAGTTTTTGATACAAATACTCAAACTTGGGAATCTTTGCCTGACCCTGGCCCTGAGCTCCGCTTCTCATTGATTAAGTCAATGAACGTGACCAAGAGAAGGGTCTACGTTGAGAGCAGCGGGAAGTATGATCATTATTATAATCCAAAAGAAGGTAGATGGGGAGTTTCATCAAAAGTACGCAAGTTTGGGAGAAAGTGTGAGATAGGCCATGTTTGGTACTTTTGTCGTAAAAGAGGTTTCTTTTGGTACGACACAAAGCTTAAAAGTTGGAGAATGGTCAAAGGTTTGGAGGTATTGAACAAGTATTGTAGTGTTGGTGTTATTGCAATAGCTAACTATGGTGGGAAACTCTTAATCTTGTGGGACAAGTTTGATCAGTGTCAAAACAAGGAGATTTGGTGTTCGGTTATTGCGCTTGAAAGACGTAGTGGTGATCATGAAGTTTGGGGAACAGTTGAGTGGGCTAGTGTTGTGCTTACGGTTCCTAGTTCATACGTTTTCTTGCGTTGTCAAGTGAAATCggtttga